The genomic window AATCTGGTATAACTATCTCcaccaacacctctattttctatctataactattcactatttttcttattttatattatctatcgaaatgttatttttcttattctcgggaacaattcaattttcatcctaatgctatttttttttttatccatatacatatatttattcctgtaatagctagttcttgcttataccggAATCAAATGCTAGAATAAATTAGAACTAGGCTCTTATTTTTCGAGCTAAATGTCTATTTGATGCTACTTCtgcttttacaaaaaaatatttttgggcTCCGCCGCAAAATGCATGCGACCGGTTTTTCGGTCCCGGCCTCACGCCATGGTGACGCAGCGGCGGCTGCTCCACCACGGCGGTAAACCGTCGCCGCcgctaccgccgccgccgccgccgcccaccgccTCCGTGCACCTCCGAAAGCGCTCCCCTCCTCCGCTCACACTCCTCACTACACAACACTCctcagcatcatcatcatcatcatggtCATCGTCATCGGAGCCGTACGATCCGATCAGGCGCAATCTCAGCCGCCCGTCCTCGCGCGACGCGTGGAAGACCTCCGGCCGCTCGATCCGCACCTCCCTCAGTATCAGCCGTCCGTCCCTCCTCTCCGCCCTCATATACGCGCCGCTCCCCTCCCCCATCCACCGCAGCGGCGGCGATCTCGTCGAGCTCCGCCTCGTCGGCGCCGACGCGCCCGTCGCCGCTCTCGAACCCGAGGCCCTCCGTGCACAAATCCAGcggcgctccgccgccgccgccgccgccgcggtaGCACCCCGCGTGGCCGCCGCGCTCggcggcctccgccgccgccgcatgcGGGAACCCTAGAAAGGTACGCTCGCTCCTACACGAGCTCATGATTCCGAATTTTTCCTCAAAACCCTACCTCTCcgatcttttttttatttgttttacacTGTTGTTGGAACACGAGTGAGgaggtatgtatatatatatatatatatacacacacacactaaaaAGGCATAGATGTAAATAAGGGGAGGAATGGGGGTATTTTGGGAAATAGAGCTTTCTATTTTGGGGAACGGGCTGTGGGGCGAGGTTTATCCTCCccatataataataacataacATCGAGGATAGGAACGGAACGGGACGGGGGTTTGTTTGTTGTTTCGTTTGTCCGAACGGAAACGGGGTGGCGTGGGGGGTGGGTCAAACCCCGTTGAACGTGACGGAACGTGGCCACTGGGTTGGGGAATCTGTGGCGGGGCCCACGCTGTGCCACCTCACGCGACACGTAGGATAAGGTTTTTGGGCTCAACGCTGCATAGACCGGGATCAACGGGTTCGGTTAGTGGATAATTATGAGTCGCATAGGCCAGCTTGACGGTAACGGGTTCAACTGATTGCGTTGACCGGCTCCGTTGCGGTTGACCTTATCTTCCCGTTCGAGGGCGAAACGCCATTTTCACTCTACCACCTCGTAATTCAACAAATTATACTCcgctattttattattttattcttattttataataaatatgcaATGACTTCTACATAATACTTCATATATCACCTTATAATCTACTACTATGGTTTATAAAAAATATCACTTTCCTATCGGCTTAACCCTGTTTAATGATAAATATTtacaatgaaataaaaataaaatcataagattGTTAAATAAAACCTTTTGGACCAAAAAGTAGTACAACAAAAACACCGTAAACTACACGgggtaaactaaaattttaccCTATTTCTTTTCATGCAAAATGTTTTGGGCTCTTATAATAGAGATTTTTCCAATTAACAAGATATGATGAACTATATAAGTTTATATAAGTCTCAAAGtgatttttgtttgaaatatgataaatcaTCGCATAAGTGAAAAGAATCATCATAAAAAATGAATTAGACACCTGAGATTGAGTATTACATATGTTTTATACACAAACAGTAGGAAACAGGATCATTAAAATACTACAGAAGAAGATTATGTTATCAAATTATCATTACCTTTATAAAGAGAACTGCTCTTATGTGACTGATCAACTCAGAAAATAGCTCTCACACAACGAAGTGGTTCATTATACATGAATTTCAAACATTCCGAGAATGTTATATGCTTTCCACATAAAATTTCGAGATTTCCCATGCAAGATTAACCTCGATTTACGACTCGTGGGGATCTTAATTTATCACGGACCAGTGATTTTATCCTTTGCATAGCCGGTGGAGATGAGATTACCACAGCTACATAGTTTTCACTCATCATTAACCATAAACCGATTATGCCTTCCCGACCTGAGTTGCACGAAAACCACCTCGGCATTTCAGAAGCTTTTCCCCTGCAATCAATCTCATCCGTAGTTAACCAACAAACATTGCTTCTAGGGTGCTTGTTACTTGAGATTCGTTGCTTCCGTTCTCTTCGAAAATGTCCACGCGAGCATTCTCTTTTCTATGCTTCCGTTCCTCGACAATAGCTTCGATTGATTCCGCGCAGTAGTTCCTCCTCGCTTGCTTGCTCGGTTTCTCAGCAACGACAAATTTGTTGCCCTCTCTGACTCTCTCAGGAAAACCAGCCCAAACTGTAGAAACCCATGCAAATGAAAGCTATTAAAAGAAGCACGATTGAGCATCAGAGTATGAATGGTATGAAGCATAAGTTGCTAAAAGCAAAATGGAACAACAAATGATTCTTAGATAACTATTAAATTTCAAGCGCATGAGGGTCGACACTAAATTAATTCAAACAGGCAACAAGGGTTAAAGAGAGCCGTAATGAGATAACTTGATCAAACATGATTGTCAAGTGATATAGCAATAAAAGAGTTGGCTTTATAGGAGCTCCGGCACAAGCACAACACCAAGGGTTTTCGCGGTACAAATAGCTCTTGTTTTTATACACTGACATGATATGCAGCACAGTGTATACTGAGTTGCGTTAGCACCTAAGATATAGTGTAACTTGGACCTAAATTATTTAGGAAATGCCCTACTCTGGTAGCATGTGTTATATCCTATGCATCTAGTGGTGCCAATGATTAAGCAAGTTGCCATCAACTCAAATTACATTGATTGATTGCTGACGCTCACCTGGCATCTGTCATGCTCTTTATTAtctaattgtaatttttttatagaaaaataaaaggcaAGTCATAGACATGTTTTGCAATGCTTCTTGATCATTTCTGGGATTTTAACGCCAAACATTCACCTAGCTACATAACTTAAGAGATCTCGTTTTCCCCATTAGCTATCTttcttaaaagttaaaacaagTGAAATAGGTAATGCAAAACATGTCCActgaagttttccttttttcacCCAAGGGGAACAAAAGTAAAACGTTAAGGCAACTTATAAACACAAAAAATCAATCATACACACGACATTAAAGATAGGAAACAATCAACTCGGCATACAAGAAACCCAGCCCCTGAATGTTCTATTGCAAACCTATGTACTCGTGTAGAAATCCACATTGCAAACATTGTACCTCACACGCATAAAAGGAAAGCGATTTATCAAATTACCTCCGAAATGGTGCAACACAATGGATGCAGCAACCGTAACATTGAGCGAGGCAGTCCCACCACCGTACTGTGGTATGTAGACGAAGAAGTCGCAgatctcacactctctctctgaGAGACCGGTGCCCTACATTTGGAATACAATGAAAATCTTGTTcatagagaaaaaagaaaagcccgCATTTGGCACCATTGTAGTCTTTTTCCCTTAATTTTCTAACACAAATTTTATGCGATGGAGTGTCCAGTGGATGGTGAATTACTCGCAATTCATAAATTTAGGGGTTTGTTTTGCATTGAAAAACTCGAAAATGAACTGTAAGCTAACTAACAATGATAGAGAAGTCCACCCGCAGGCACATATTCATGtttgagaaaacaaaagagaaagttGCAACGATACCAAATAAGTCCAAACAATGTGAATAAACAAAAGGTAAGAATATATGAAGACGCCCTCAGCTattctttttttcaacttttaattCTTAGATTTGAGTTATTCTCCTAAAGTGAACTGGGGTTCATTAGAGTTTGACAACTTTGTTTCGAGAATAGTTGAACTAAACAAAATCACCAtcaaatttaacataattaCCCAATTCAAAAGCTTAGTGTCAATGagaacaactatatatatatatatatatatatataggtgatgAGATCAACAATACATTTTTAGGTTCAAAAGGAGACGGGAGATTAGAGCCGAACCTCATTGCCGAGGAGGAAAGCGGTGCTCTTCCGGAACGGGTGGTCGGTGACGGGCATGGCGCCATCGACGATCTCCACCCCGCAAATGTCGTAGTCCCTCTCCTCCTACACACAAGCAAGGACcaaatttagggttttaggaACTAGGGTTTTAGGAATTAGGGTTTTaggaattagggtttttggggTGCCTTGAGGTAGCGGCGAGCgagggggagggaggagaggtgGCGGAAGCGGAGGTGGGCGGTGGATCCGTGGCTGCCGAAGGAGTTGAAGTCGCGGCGGCCGACGACGACCACCTCGGAGACGCCGAACGCGGCGGCGCTCCGCGCGAGCGTCCCCACGTTGTGCCGCTTCGCCACGTTGTGCACCACCACCACGCTCTCCAccgccccctccgccgccacccCCCTCGCCGGAGACGAagacgacggcgacggcgacggcggcggagacATGGCAAGCTCGGTCTCGACGATGGGGGGCGCACCTCAGATCGCAGGGGAATGTGTATGCGCGGAGTAGGAACTAGGGAGTggaattgtaaaataaaaagggaaaattGCAGCgttagtccctgaacttttcgGACGGTTcaatttagtcctcaaacttttagGCCTTGTTTCGGCGTGAGAACAAGGGTTAGCTTGGTATTGAAATCCATCTTATGCTATTAGATAAAAGGGAGtcggaataaaaatatatagaaatatatttatgtgtttttaaattggaccgtagaaaatatatcgtaatcgactcaTTGCAGTACGTGtaatgcaatattacgtacggaaacaaaccgagtattttttttatcgtactttctcactgcacgtaacgcaatctccccgcaatcccttTGTATTTCTCCTACAaagtaatttatcttattctgaaaaaaaaaaaaaaaacttggagaCTTGTAAATATTTgactatattttttatctaccAAATATACGAATTTCTGAGGCGCTATTTGGAAGCTGGAATAAGTTATCTGGATAAACATCCCATGAGAaagaagtttgatttttgctaCTTATTATAAGGtctaaatattcataatttagtAGAATATTCATAATTTAGCAAGATAGCATATTTCatctacaaaaataatttattttattcaaaaaatgacAGGAAAAGTCGCATATGATATCCAATTCTATATATTACATTCTTCAACTACCAAACTTGTAGGATTCTGAAGTTAATCATGGagatatacaaattaaaatacttaTGCATCTAAACAGAATCTTACGTAAATCAAAGAGAtatgatgaataaaatattcatattttcgAACATGGTCTTAACTCTTTAAATTCAGGTGTGCAAACAAACAAAGCCTAGagatataatttatttctaatctagaaatataataatttctAACCTTCTTCTTAAAACACTCATAAACATCACACCAAGTATGCTTTGGCCATTAAAATTCTTTacactaaattattttttgtgctAAGTGAGCTCGGTAGCATGTAAATCTTTCACTCTCTTCACCTAAACATTCATACTCCTATTACTGATGATTGTATAGATGCATAGATgtaatattcattttattttataaatgaaaagTAAGAAACAAACTTAATTATTACCCTTTAAAGATTAGAACTCAAACTATTAAGATTTAAAGTATAGAAACTACGTTAATACTAACTTCCAATCTttagaaacaatatataaatcaaatatgatatatcctttataataatatacaatatTGGTAGCTACCAAcaacacccttttttttttctaagttaAGATCCTGCAAATATCCACTCTCATTTGCAACTAATCCAGCAAATGCCACAACATTTCATTCAACTGTAAATTTGAAAAAGGAGTCACCTTTAGGACAAATTTCACCTCAAAATTCGAAAATCATGACCTTCTcggataaaaagaaaaaaaaacatgcaatTCATCGAGCAATCGATGGTTTTTTTTAATGCCCAATAAATAATGTTTACGGGATGCATTATTCATTTTCCGAGTTGCACAAGACATTATTCTCGATCTTTTAACTCAACCGGAGTTTGGAAAGTATATATGCCGACCTAAGAGTCAGAGAAGCGGACGCAAATCCTTCGCTGAATCGGGGTCCTGCAAGAAGGGCAATCCTTCATACCCTGCTTCTCATGGAGCTCATTGCAGCTTCTGCAGACAACTTGGTGTGCGCAGGGAAGGAAGACCACCGACATCTCCTCCGTTAAGCACATAACGCACTCGCGCTCACGCTGTACATCATCGGATTCCAGTTCCTGCGAATTCACATTCTTGGATACGAGGTGAGGATTACTATTTTTATTCCCTGCGGTGAGGCGGGAGGCATAGGATTTATCCGCACCCCATCTCAGTGCAGCGATTTTCGAAGAGTCTGCTGTTAACCTCAGCTGCGAAATCTTCTGTTCGAGCCCTCGAATGGTTACTTTGTACCTCTGCAACTCATTTTCTGCTTCTAGCACTAGTGCATTTTCCTGCGATTTTGTGGAAGTCTCGATTTGTTCTCGCTCTTCTTTCGCAGAATTGGCGAGAGCAAGCGCTTCGTTCTTCGTCTTCTCTTCTTGCTTCCACCTGATCTGCATGTTTTATGAAGAAGAACCAGAAGAAAAGGAGCAAAATTATGCTGgtccaaaagctaaaaactcaaaattgtGACAGTTATTTTAATGTTAATCTTTCATATGAAATGTATACAAAAAAGAAAGCATTTTAATATCCCAGATTTTGCTCTGCCACCACTATAATCTCCATAGTTTCCTTGCAAAGTTTAAAGATTGAAAGCTCAGTGTCCCTCCATCAGAGAGAAACTGTTCGACTAACATCATCAAGCAAGAGACTTCACCACCATTCAACAGCAGAAGAACATTGTGACACTACTCCAAAACCCACAATTATTCGAGCTAAACTCATTCGGGTCCATGTATAATATTTCATTATAGAAGGTCATGGGGATGTTGTCGAGGTTCAAGTAGCAAGAAGTTTATGAAGGGGAAATTATTAACATTTCCAAAATTAGAGTCACAATTTAACGCATTCTCATATTTAAAGTCAAAAGGCTTTTACATTGGAGCTAAAAGGAAGTAggcaagaataaaaaaaaaggaagctaGTTTGGAATTTTCTAGAGTGATCAAGTAATTTTACACCGACAGATCAACTAGTCTAGTTTATAAGCTAGAGAGCAAAAGCACTAGCATCCTGATTATGGTCCATCAATTTTCCAGCTTACTCCTCTTGATAATCTCCTATTATGAGTTCCAAATTCCACTTTCGCAATATTAGGAAATCACCTCTTATCATCTCTTCCACGTCTCTTCCACTTCCAAACCATCTATATCTATTCTATCTATTTTGATTTGCTGATACCGAAAATTCAATATTGCTCAACTAATCCGTAAATGTTCTAACCAACTTCTCCCTACTCACCATTCGAAAGTCAGCTTTTATCATCAAGTTGTGTACATGTACTATATGATATTCATGtatcattatatatacatatattcgaggatttaagtaccgtggTACTgggtcgtgccgaaaacttaCCGACATGGTATGGCAGTATGGCATGATGCATGCCGGGTCATGCCGATGAGTGCCGGTTACAAAATATacgtgtgccgacacataatagcatgaaatatttattttctttagcaacaaaattttctacttgcttattatgtatcttgatcaaatcttttgcattttattgagaaaattacttactaatttaaagaaaagagagttttgaACTGTGTCATCGGCACGGAGGCTGTATCATGCcggtattttgttggcacgatatGGCACGGTGGATTCGGCTCGTGCCGAtgggcatttaaatccttgcATATATTATACCTGCAGTAAGGAAAATAGGTAGAGCATAGCACTAGGCCACATTATATATGCTGTCTTCTTCTTGGCTACATAATGAGATTGAAGCTTCTGATTTGGGACCACAAAAATCCATTTCGGCTTTCCACGGGCTTCCCCCGAAAACCAGAAGCTTTGGACTTATGATCTACCAAATGTTTGGTTTCTGCTTCTTGAGTATAGAAGCCGCTATAGGAGGCTAAACAAACAAACATCAGATTACTGCTAGTCATTATTTTCAATTTCTACTTATCCATTCTCTCATATAGTACGAAATCCCAAAGTCGAAATATAAAGCTTACAAATGCCGACTCAAATTTACTTGATAGCAccttattttgatttcaatcaAAAGGCTTTAACATTCGAGAGAGAGATGTGAAGTGAGAATTACCTGCAGTTGATCTCTATGCTCTTTCCCCTGCTCGAGTTGCTGCTGTAGCTGAGATAGCTTATGCTTTTCATTGACAAGCTCCTCTTGCAACAAAGTCCTCTGTGTCTCCCATGACTGGGCCTTCTTAACAGTCTTCACCTCCTTCCTCGAGAGCTCCTCACAATTAGCAGCGGATTCTGCAGCCTGTAATTTCGCGGCTTCCATCTCGAGCCGAAGCTGCGCGTTCTCAACTTCAAGACGCCGTGCAGTAGCATTAGCCCTCTCGACCTGGCCGCTAGCCTTTGCAATCGCAGTTTCCATCTCCGCGAGCTTTTTCCGAGTGCTTTCTTCCAAACTCTGCCTCTCTTCTTGCATGCGCCCCGCTTCTTCCTTCTCTTGCCTGAGGGATTGGAgctcatccttttcttttgccAGCCTACGTGCCGCTTGCATTACCTTCTGCTGAGCCCAGTCTGTCCAGCTCTGCATCTGTGTCTGCAATTCCCTCACATAAGGAACTAAGCTTATGGCAATCTCATCCTTCTTGTGTTCCGCAACCCAATCCTTACAAA from Ananas comosus cultivar F153 linkage group 23, ASM154086v1, whole genome shotgun sequence includes these protein-coding regions:
- the LOC109728449 gene encoding uncharacterized protein LOC109728449, which encodes MSPPPSPSPSSSSPARGVAAEGAVESVVVVHNVAKRHNVGTLARSAAAFGVSEVVVVGRRDFNSFGSHGSTAHLRFRHLSSLPLARRYLKEERDYDICGVEIVDGAMPVTDHPFRKSTAFLLGNEGTGLSERECEICDFFVYIPQYGGGTASLNVTVAASIVLHHFGVWAGFPERVREGNKFVVAEKPSKQARRNYCAESIEAIVEERKHRKENARVDIFEENGSNESQVTSTLEAMFVG
- the LOC109728361 gene encoding uncharacterized protein LOC109728361, with the translated sequence MRRRRRPPSAAATRGATAAAAAAAERRWICARRASGSRAATGASAPTRRSSTRSPPLRWMGEGSGAYMRAERRDGRLILREVRIERPEVFHASREDGRLRLRLIGSYGSDDDDHDDDDDAEECCVVRSVSGGGERFRRCTEAVGGGGGGGSGGDGLPPWWSSRRCVTMA